The genomic window GTGAAACAGGCGGAACAGCAGCCGCTCACCGGACAGCTCGGGATCGATCAGCTCGACGTCCTCGACGGTCTCGATCAACGAGCGCGCCTCGACCCAGGCGTCGTCTTCCGCGACGCTGTGCACCTCGGTGCCTTCGGGCGCGTTGCCGGGATGCAAATCGGCCTGCCGCGCGCGCTCCGGCGCCTTCGGCAAAAACTGCATCAGCATGCCGCCGGCGCGCCAGCGATGCTTGCCGCCATCGCTACTGCGCCATTCCTCGCCGACCGCGAGGCGCACGCGCGTCGGGATCTGCTCGGAGCGCAGGAAATATTCGTGGGCGGCCTCTTCGAGGCCGCCGCCGTCGAGCGCGACCAGGCCCTGGTAACGGCTCATGTCGGGGCCCTGGTCGATGGTCATGGCGAGATGGCCGCGGCCGAGCAGCGTCCCTGAATCCCTGGCGTCACCGAGGCGCGCAGCATCGAAGCGCGCATAGGCGCGCAGGCGATCCGGCGCCATGTAGTCGACGACCAGGAACGATACCGGACCGTCGGTCTGGGCTTGAAGGATGAAGCGGCCCTCGAATTTCAGCGCCGAGCCGAGCAACGTCGTCAGCACGATGGCCTCGCCGAGCAGCTTGCCGACGGGAGCGGGATAATCGTGCTTGGTGAGGATGTCATCGAGCGCCGGGCCGAGCCGCACCAGGCGGCCACGCACGTCGAGCGCATCGACCTCGTAGGGCAGCACGGCGTCATCGATCGGAACTGCTGATGGCGCGCGAACCGGGCCTTCTAGCCCGGTTTTCATGTCAGGGGATTGGAAAACCATGGCGCTCTATCTGGGGTCGGAGGTGAGGGATTGGAAGGGGTGCGAGGCGGCGTGTTCCGGATGCAGCTATGAGTGCACACGATCCTGCAAATTCGGTGCCGTCCTGGCGAAAGCCAGGACGACGATCCAGATCCGCCCCGCCTACTTCACCGCGTCAAAGCACCAGGCCAGAATGCCCTTCTGCGCGTGCAGGCGGTTTTCGGCCTCGTCGAACACGACCGATTGCGGGCCGTCGATCACGTCATCGGTGACCTCTTCGCCGCGGTGGGCGGGCAGGCAGTGCATGAACAGCGCATCGGACTTGGCCAACGACATCAGCTTGGCATTGACCTGGTACGGCTTGAGCACGTTGTGACGGTGCTCGCCCTCCTTGTCGCCCATCGACACCCAGGTGTCGGTGACGACGCAGTCGGCACCGCGCACGGCGGCCTCCGGATCGGTGCCGAGCACGATCGGCGCATTGGTCGTCTTGATCCAGTCGCGCATCGCCTTTTTCGGGGCGAGCTCCGGCGGCGTTGCGACGTTGAGCTGGAATTTGAAGCGCTCGGCGGCGTGGGCCCAGGACGCCAGCACGTTGTTGTCGTCACCGGTCCAGGCCACCGTCTTGCCCTCGATCGGACCGCGATGCTCCTCGTAGGTCATGAGGTCGGCCATCACCTGGCAAGGGTGTGAACGGCGCGTCAGGCCGTTGATGACGGGCACGGTCGCATAGGCCGCAAGCTCCAGCAGCGCCTCGTGATTGAGGATGCGGATCATGATGGCGTCGACATAGCGCGACAGCACACGCGCGGTGTCGGCGATGGTCTCGCCGCGGCCGAGCTGCATTTCGGCACCGGTGAGCATGATGGGCTCGCCGCCGAGCTGGCGCATGGCGACGTCGAACGACACTCGCGTCCGCGTCGAGGGGCGCTCGAAGATCATCGCCAGCGTCTTGCCTTCGAGCGGCCTGACCGGCTGATGCGCCTTCTGCTTCGCCTTCATGGCGGAGGATGCGGCGAGCATGCGCTTGAGCTCCGACAGCGGGAGCTCGTTGATGTCGAGGAAGTGCTTTGGCGACTTGCTCATCAGCTTGCCGCCCGCTTGGTCTGACCGGACGAGATCGCCGTGCAGGCGCGCTCGAGCCGCCCGATGCTGTCCTCGATCTCGGCTTCGGTGACGATCAGAGGCGGCAGGAAGCGCACGACATTATCGCCGGCGCCGACGGTGAGCAGCTTTTCGTGGCGCAAGGCGGCAACGAGATCACCCGAAGGCACGACCGCCTTGATGCCGATCAGGAGACCCTCGCCACGCACTTCGCTGACGACATCAGGATGGCGATCGATCACGGAGGCGAGCTTCTGCTTGAGCAGCAGCGACATCTTCTGCACGTGGTCGAAGAAGCCGGGCTTGAGCATGACGTCGAGCACGGCGTTCGCAGCGGAAATCGCGAGCGGATTGCCGCCGAAGGTCGAGCCGTGCGAGCCGGGTGTCATGCCGGAGGCCGCTTCCGCGGTCGCAAGGCAAGCACCGATCGGGAAGCCGCCACCGAGCGCCTTCGCCAGCGACATCACGTCGGGCGTGACGCCGAAACGGCGATGCGCGAACAGATCGCCGGTGCGGCCCATGCCGGTCTGCACCTCGTCGAACGCGAGCAACAGGCCCTTCTCGTCGCAGAGCTGACGCAGCGCCTTGAGGAAGGCGGGTGTCGACGAACGCACACCGCCCTCGCCCTGGATCGGCTCGATCAGGATGCCGGCGGTCTGCGGACCGATCGCCTTCTTCACGGCCTCGATATCGCCATGCGGGACCTGGTCGAAGCCGTCCATCGGCGGGCCGAAACCTTCGAGATATTTTGCCGAGCCCGTCGCAGCCAGCGTCGCCAGCGTGCGGCCGTGGAAGGCACCCTCGAAGGTGATCATGCGATAGCGATCGGGATGGCCCTTTGCGGCGTGATAGCGCCGCACGACCTTGATCACGCATTCCAGCGCTTCAGCGCCGGAATTGCAGAAGAACACGAAGTCGGCGAAGCTTTCGCTGCACAGGCGCGCCGCCAGTTTCTCACCGTCCGGGCTTTGGAACAGGTTCGACATGTGCCAGAGCTTGGTCGCCTGCTCCTGCAATGCCTTGACCAGCGCGGGATGAGCATGGCCGAGCGCGTTCACCGCAACGCCCGACGTGAAATCGAGATAGCGATCGCCATTGGTCGCGATCAGCCAACAGCCTTCGCCGCGCTCGAAACCAAGGTCGGCCCTGGCGAAAACGGGAAGCAGATGCGGCGCGGCGCTGTTGGTCATGACCATCACTTGGATGTTGCATTTGAATGTTGAGACCTGCCTGGCGTGCCTTGCGCAGCGCACCATTGATCGGTCCGGAAAACGAAACGTGCCGCCTTTTAAGGGCGGCACGCGCCACTATCTTATGCCTGGCAAGACCGGTGTCAATGCCGCCTGGAAAGCCTCGCGAAACGCTGAATCCGTAGTCTTGCGGTGCCGATTTTGCGGGGTTTTCACCACGGAACATGTGGAAGCGAGTCGGCGGACTCTTGCGCGGGAGTCACGCCATATTGTAGCGTTTGGCCTGTCAGATACGACATCTCGTGCAGCGGTTCTGATCCTCTAAGTCCTCATGTACCGGCGTAAACGTTCGGGCGTCAGTAGCGCGCCCGGCGAGCCTTAAGGGATTCTGGCGGCACGGGTTTTTCAAGGCTTAGGCATTCGCTGTGAGGCCCCAGGATGGTGGCGCGCAGCGAGGGAAAGGGTGCAATGACGGTTTTGACCTGGTCCGACGATCGCGTCGAGCAGCTGAAAAAGCTCTGGGAGGCCGGACTTTCGGCCAGCCAGATCGCGGCCGAGCTCGGCAATGTGACCCGCAATGCCGTGATCGGCAAAGTGCACAGGCTCGGCCTGTCGGGCCGCGCCAAGAGCCCATCTTCGGCCGCGCCGCGGCCGCGCAAGGCGCGCCCAGCACAGCACATGATGCGGGTGACCCGGCCGATCTCGCGCGGCAACACCGCGCTGGCGCAGGCCTTCGAGGTCGAGGTGGAGGCCGAACCGGTCACCTACGACAACGTGGTGCCAATGAGCCAGCGGCTGTCGCTGCTGGAATTGAACGAGGCAACCTGCCACTGGCCGGTCGGCGATCCATCGAGCCCGGATTTCTTCTTCTGCGGCGGCAGGGCGCTGTCCGGCCTGCCCTACTGTGCCCAGCACTCGCGCGTGGCGTATCAGCCGGCCGCGGATCGGCGGCGGGCGCCGGCCAAGCCGAGCACGCGGTGAGTTTGTTCTGAGACCAGAAATGAGCCGTCGTGCGATCGCGGCTCTACAAATCCGATGTCGTCCCGGACAAGCGCGCCTCAAGCGCGCGTAGATCCGGGACCCACAGCCACCGCAAGCTGTGGCTACGGGGACTCGGAGTTACCTTTTTAGCGCAACAATCACTCCCTGTGGCTATGGGTCCCGGATCTGCGCTTACGCTTGTCCGGGACGACAGTGAGAGTGTGGCAGCCGCCTGCTAGAGCATCCGCCGAGCTGAATGAATCGAAAGGGATTCCCAAATCAGCTGTGAGGTGATTCAAACTGCCTGCCGGGGCTGGAGGCCGGCGGGCATGTCGAAGGCTCTTTCGCTGGATCTTCGAGTTAGGGTTCTGGCCGCGGTGAAGGCGGGGGCATCGCACCGCGAGGCAGGTGAACGGTTTGGGGTGAGCGCGGCAAGCGTGAGCCGGTGGGGAATGCGCGAGCGCCAGCAGGGTGATGCACGCCCGAAGGCGCTCGGTGGAGACCGCAGGTCCGGCCGCATCGAGGCGCACAAGGAGACGATCCTTGCGATGCTGAAGGCGACGCCGGATGTCTCGATCGAGGAGCTGCGCCGGAGCCTGGCCCAAAAGGGGCTGGTGTTCGGCGAAGGCACACTCCGTCGCTTCCTGATGCGGCACGGCATCACGCGCAAAAAAAGACCGCACACGCCAGCGAGCAGGACCGGCCGGACGTCGTAAAGCGGCGCCAGGATTGGCTCGAGGGCCAGCCTGCGCTTGATCCCAAGCGCCTCGTCTTCATCGATGAGACCTGGGCTTCGACCAATATGGCCCGCCGCTACGGCCGCTGTCCGCGTGGAGAGCGGCTGAAGGTCGGGATCCCCACGGCCATTGGAAGACCACGACCTTCGTGGCCGGAATCACCTCCAGCGGCATCATCGCCCCCTGGGTCCTCGACGGACCGATCAATCGCGACGCCTTCGAAGTCTATGTCGAGAAGGTTCTCATCCCCGACCTTCCGCCAGGCGCCATCGTCGTCATGGACAACCTGTCCAGCCACAAGGGACCAAGGATCCGCCAGATGATCGAAGCTGCGGGTGCAAGCCTGCTCTACCTGCCTCCCTACAGCCCCGACTTCAATCCGATCGAGAATGCCTTCGCCAAGCTCAAGGCACTCTTGCGTCAGGCCGCAGAACGAACCGTCGACGGCCTCTGGAGCGCGATTGGTCGCATCATTGATCGCTTCACATCAATGGAATGCCGCAACTACTTCATCGCCGCAGGATACGCTGCAACATGATCGGCGGATGCTCTAAAGCAACACCGCCTAACTTACGTCTGCTCCGCCTTTGCAAACCGATCATCCAGCGCATAGCCGGCGCCGCGGACGGTGCGGATCGGGTCCTGCTCGCGGCCGAGATTGAGCAGCTTGCGCAGGCGGCCGATATGGACGTCGACGGTGCGCTCGTCGATATAGATGTCGCGGCCCCAGACGCTGTCGAGCAGCTGCTCGCGCGAGAACACGCGGCCGGGATGCTCCAGGAAGAACTCCAGCAGGCGATATTCGGTCGGGCCGAGATCGATCGGCCGGCCAGAGCGCGCCACGCGGCGCTTGT from Bradyrhizobium zhanjiangense includes these protein-coding regions:
- a CDS encoding Hsp33 family molecular chaperone — its product is MVFQSPDMKTGLEGPVRAPSAVPIDDAVLPYEVDALDVRGRLVRLGPALDDILTKHDYPAPVGKLLGEAIVLTTLLGSALKFEGRFILQAQTDGPVSFLVVDYMAPDRLRAYARFDAARLGDARDSGTLLGRGHLAMTIDQGPDMSRYQGLVALDGGGLEEAAHEYFLRSEQIPTRVRLAVGEEWRSSDGGKHRWRAGGMLMQFLPKAPERARQADLHPGNAPEGTEVHSVAEDDAWVEARSLIETVEDVELIDPELSGERLLFRLFHERGVRVFNPQVLKAQCSCSRDAVASMLKSFSSDDRAAMVKDDKVVVTCEFCSSVYQFTPHEAGVENA
- the argF gene encoding ornithine carbamoyltransferase — its product is MSKSPKHFLDINELPLSELKRMLAASSAMKAKQKAHQPVRPLEGKTLAMIFERPSTRTRVSFDVAMRQLGGEPIMLTGAEMQLGRGETIADTARVLSRYVDAIMIRILNHEALLELAAYATVPVINGLTRRSHPCQVMADLMTYEEHRGPIEGKTVAWTGDDNNVLASWAHAAERFKFQLNVATPPELAPKKAMRDWIKTTNAPIVLGTDPEAAVRGADCVVTDTWVSMGDKEGEHRHNVLKPYQVNAKLMSLAKSDALFMHCLPAHRGEEVTDDVIDGPQSVVFDEAENRLHAQKGILAWCFDAVK
- a CDS encoding aspartate aminotransferase family protein, which codes for MTNSAAPHLLPVFARADLGFERGEGCWLIATNGDRYLDFTSGVAVNALGHAHPALVKALQEQATKLWHMSNLFQSPDGEKLAARLCSESFADFVFFCNSGAEALECVIKVVRRYHAAKGHPDRYRMITFEGAFHGRTLATLAATGSAKYLEGFGPPMDGFDQVPHGDIEAVKKAIGPQTAGILIEPIQGEGGVRSSTPAFLKALRQLCDEKGLLLAFDEVQTGMGRTGDLFAHRRFGVTPDVMSLAKALGGGFPIGACLATAEAASGMTPGSHGSTFGGNPLAISAANAVLDVMLKPGFFDHVQKMSLLLKQKLASVIDRHPDVVSEVRGEGLLIGIKAVVPSGDLVAALRHEKLLTVGAGDNVVRFLPPLIVTEAEIEDSIGRLERACTAISSGQTKRAAS
- a CDS encoding GcrA family cell cycle regulator — protein: MTVLTWSDDRVEQLKKLWEAGLSASQIAAELGNVTRNAVIGKVHRLGLSGRAKSPSSAAPRPRKARPAQHMMRVTRPISRGNTALAQAFEVEVEAEPVTYDNVVPMSQRLSLLELNEATCHWPVGDPSSPDFFFCGGRALSGLPYCAQHSRVAYQPAADRRRAPAKPSTR